Part of the Ignavibacteriales bacterium genome is shown below.
ACCCGGCAGAGGGCTCTCGGTTGGAGTTGAATCCAAAGTAGTAGAGGATTTTATTTATGAAGCGTGTACTCATTCTCGCCAACGGAAAACCGCCAAGTAAACGGCTCTTCGAAAAACTTTTTGCGATAGCTGATTGGTTCGTTTGTGCTGATGGCGGGGCAAATACCGCAGCGCGTTTTGACTGCCCTCCTGATCTTATCATCGGTGACCTTGATTCCATAGAAGATGAAACGCTTGCCGTCTTCAGCAATGTCGATGTAAAACAGTTGAAAGATCAAAACTCGACAGATTTGGAAAAAGCGCTCACAGAAGTCATTCAGAAAAAGTGTAAAGAAATCGTTGTTGTTGGGGCAACGGGTAAGCGGCTTGATCATGCGATCGGAAATTTGAGTGCGCTCGTAAAATTTTCAAAAAAAGCACACATCACTTTTATGGATGATATCGGAACATTCATTGCAGTCAATCATTCAATAGAATTAAATCTTCCAATCGGCACGATCATTTCACTTCTGCCACTTTCCCGATGCAGTGGAATCGTAACAAAAGGATTGAAATGGAATCTGAAAAATGAATCTCTGGAGTTTGGAGTCCGCGAAAGTACGAGCAATGTCATTGTCGATTCTCCGGTGAACATTAAAGTCCAAAAAGGCAGTCTGGTCGCTTTTATAGTGACGAATAACAAACACATTGCAGCTCAATCCTAATTCCCTGACAGCCAATGATCAAAGTACATCTTTCGTTCGTCGATATCGCGCTGATTATTGCTTACTTCGCAGCTGTTGTATTCATCGGATTTCGTGCGGCTCGGAAACG
Proteins encoded:
- a CDS encoding thiamine diphosphokinase; the encoded protein is MKRVLILANGKPPSKRLFEKLFAIADWFVCADGGANTAARFDCPPDLIIGDLDSIEDETLAVFSNVDVKQLKDQNSTDLEKALTEVIQKKCKEIVVVGATGKRLDHAIGNLSALVKFSKKAHITFMDDIGTFIAVNHSIELNLPIGTIISLLPLSRCSGIVTKGLKWNLKNESLEFGVRESTSNVIVDSPVNIKVQKGSLVAFIVTNNKHIAAQS